The proteins below come from a single Stomoxys calcitrans chromosome 1, idStoCalc2.1, whole genome shotgun sequence genomic window:
- the LOC106095845 gene encoding uncharacterized protein LOC106095845, which yields MNVIIRLQNLPWSANALDIRKFFKGLSIPDGGVHIVGGEMGDAFIAFSTDEDARQAMMHDREAINGVQVRLLLSSRAEMQKVIETARQQSLRALQNSNLVPAAPTVKVKQPAISQKSGAVTQPQPPVITTNSLQCILSSSITAVTPSFLAYQQQAGISLITPSTSGKPLVEHDSSISRERKSRSRSRSHSRERTSFRRHRERSRESSKERVRALLSQSRSQSRSRSRSNSRERARDRINDRSRTSHRANQRTSFDADTKSQDASKVSSWGSPISVYSSSSIYKPLHTMDNRSNSRNSEDNIQVAEDMTEKSKSSLTSINNYSLSSLLSRSNNNKSFALQNPYTAALSTASNSNHPNTLTTTSSSAIPGIFVEKKSTDIAESTENTLSQEAIVFADTNPYEKMYPNLFAQAATIGAIGQKNLQSRNSQSSPVSPRDDDPNVRESDPPKTRCIKIMNMCPGTTYSDIRKFCVGLYIPHNGIKMVNDSNGLRVGVAYVQFSKYTCVSRALSRNNQLLRNRSIAIEAVSEEEFESITDSFHPDNRDRPHSGNRGDYHSETVDNYGASSNPFKHRTNSEPFSVLYIEDIPTLTTEQDIMKMFSSYSLYDILLLSSPENRREFVAHVRFSREEDAMSAYEDRAHHQIGYRRLRVRPGSLEEMERAKEKIRLANEQLMKEEQAAAEEEERRRKKEEATKSKSKEIISLDLTQSDGEEDFDDAANDVEDADMDGPDFISDTNKLIENVVNIQEDDANYYDSSRYDTYKDHQGLIPKDNDDDSHGYNNEIPSLFDFETGKLKPGVRINDPRLRKAQRGVGNAIGKSMAAGDNFVQNINENQPVMQPMSNNTEQNFVILKNCDYNTRINDVAQLLITANLALKHIEPLRNERQLPTGEFIVEFRRTQDAEIAVNRFHNIQFMNRSLRVFPITPQEIANRLCKPFLGYIPGGNGIKISDLKTLAAAMNAGNNNVMNNSAQEWNSRNNANIFGRNMVNTTNNRFDANEANFSNNSNCSMNEDNDNNGLPERFSRPGCVLELENVPYKAQLQDILNFFHGFDLTSEDVIRRFNDNGQPTGDARVAFDTPEAARKAFDARKRKQIFNRTIYMNIL from the coding sequence CACGGATGAGGACGCCCGACAGGCAATGATGCATGATCGTGAAGCCATTAATGGCGTACAAGTACGACTTTTACTATCTTCGAGAGCAGAAATGCAGAAGGTCATCGAGACAGCGAGGCAACAATCACTACGCGCTTTGCAAAATTCGAATTTAGTCCCTGCCGCGCCAACTGTCAAAGTAAAACAGCCTGCAATTAGTCAGAAATCTGGAGCGGTCACACAACCCCAACCACCTGTAATAACGACAAACAGTTTACAGTGCATTCTTTCGAGTTCGATAACGGCGGTGACACCCTCATTTCTGGCCTATCAGCAACAAGCTGGTATTTCCTTAATAACTCCTTCGACCAGTGGCAAACCACTGGTCGAACATGATAGCTCCATTTCTAGGGAGCGGAAATCACGTTCGCGCTCACGATCCCATTCCAGAGAACGTACTTCCTTTAGACGTCATCGTGAACGTAGTCGAGAATCTTCGAAGGAACGTGTGCGCGCTTTGCTTAGTCAGAGTCGTAGTCAAAGTCGAAGTCGAAGTCGCTCCAATAGCCGAGAAAGGGCTCGTGATCGTATAAATGATAGATCTAGAACTTCACATCGAGCCAACCAACGCACTTCGTTTGACGCCGACACGAAATCACAGGACGCCAGCAAGGTGTCGTCTTGGGGCTCTCCAATAAGTGTTTACTCGTCATCATCAATTTATAAGCCGTTACACACAATGGACAATCGCTCCAACAGCAGAAACTCTGAGGACAACATTCAAGTCGCAGAAGATATGACCGAGAAGTCTAAATCCTCACTGACCTCAATCAATAATTACAGTTTGAGCAGTCTTCTTAGCCGttctaataataataaaagcttcgctttacaaaatccttacacCGCAGCACTCAGCACTGCCTCGAACTCAAACCACCCAAACACTTTAACGACAACTAGTAGTTCCGCAATTCCGGGAATTTTCGTGGAGAAGAAATCGACCGATATAGCAGAATCAACAGAAAACACTTTGTCACAAGAGGCAATAGTTTTTGCTGATACAAATCCCTATGAGAAAATGTACCCCAATCTGTTTGCGCAAGCGGCAACAATTGGCGCTATTGGTCAGAAGAATTTACAAAGTAGGAACAGTCAATCGTCGCCTGTTTCGCCTAGGGACGACGATCCAAATGTGAGGGAGTCCGATCCGCCGAAAACTCGATgcataaaaattatgaatatgtGCCCTGGCACTACGTACAGCGACATCCGTAAGTTTTGCGTTGGTCTCTATATACCTCACAATGGCATCAAGATGGTTAACGACAGCAATGGCCTTAGGGTCGGAGTGGCCTATGTACAATTTTCAAAGTACACGTGCGTATCACGGGCTCTCTCACGCAACAACCAACTGCTAAGAAATAGATCAATAGCCATTGAGGCTGTGTCTGAGGAAGAGTTCGAATCAATAACGGATTCGTTTCATCCCGACAATCGCGATAGACCACATTCTGGGAACCGAGGTGACTATCATTCTGAAACAGTTGATAACTATGGTGCTTCTTCTAATCCTTTCAAGCATCGAACAAACAGTGAGCCTTTTAGCGTCTTGTATATAGAAGACATTCCGACGCTAACCACAGAGCAAGACATTATGAAAATGTTTAGTTCATACTCCCTATATGATATTCTTTTGCTTTCGTCACCCGAGAATCGTAGAGAGTTCGTGGCTCACGTTCGTTTCTCACGAGAAGAGGACGCCATGTCGGCCTACGAAGATAGGGCTCACCACCAAATCGGCTATCGTCGTCTAAGAGTGCGGCCCGGTTCCTTGGAGGAAATGGAGagagcaaaagaaaaaatacgACTGGCAAATGAGCAGCTAATGAAAGAAGAGCAGGCCgcagcagaagaagaagaaaggcGCAGAAAGAAGGAAGAGGCCACAAAAAGCAAATCAAAAGAGATAATAAGTCTCGATTTGACACAAAGTGATGGCGAAGAGGATTTTGACGATGCTGCTAACGATGTTGAAGATGCAGACATGGACGGCCCCGACTTCATAAGTGATACCAATAAGTTGATCGAAAATGTTGTGAACATTCAAGAAGACGATGCAAATTACTACGATAGTAGTAGGTATGATACATATAAGGACCATCAGGGTCTCATACCAAAAGACAACGACGACGATAGCCACGGTTATAACAATGAAATTCCCAGTCTTTTCGACTTCGAGACTGGCAAGCTCAAACCAGGAGTAAGAATTAATGACCCACGTCTTAGAAAAGCCCAAAGAGGAGTTGGCaatgccattggcaaaagtatgGCTGCAGGCGACAACTTCGTtcaaaatatcaatgaaaacCAACCAGTCATGCAACCCATGTCCAATAACACTGAACAAAACTTTGTCATTTTGAAGAACTGTGATTATAATACACGTATAAATGACGTCGCACAACTTTTGATAACGGCCAATTTGGCTCTGAAACACATTGAGCCTCTTCGCAATGAACGCCAATTGCCAACTGGTGAATTTATCGTAGAGTTTCGGCGGACACAGGATGCCGAAATAGCTGTTAATCGCTTccacaacattcaattcatgaATCGCAGCCTAAGAGTTTTTCCAATTACACCACAAGAAATAGCAAACCGCCTCTGCAAGCCATTTTTAGGATACATTCCGGGTGGAAATGGCATAAAAATATCCGATTTAAAAACACTTGCGGCTGCTATGAATGCAGGCAACAACAATGTAATGAACAACTCAGCTCAAGAATGGAATTCAAGAAATAATGCCAACATTTTTGGACGAAATATGGTTAATACAACTAATAACAGATTCGATGCAAACGAGGCAAACTTTTCCAATAATAGCAATTGCAGCATGAATGAGGACAACGACAATAATGGTTTACCTGAACGTTTTTCCCGCCCCGGCTGTGTTCTAGAATTGGAGAATGTCCCTTACAAAGCCCAACTTCAAGatatattgaattttttccaTGGATTCGATTTAACATCGGAAGATGTTATACGTCGCTTCAATGACAACGGCCAGCCAACCGGTGATGCTCGCGTTGCATTCGATACACCAGAAGCCGCCCGTAAAGCCTTCGATGCGCGGAAAcgcaaacaaatatttaatcGTACAATCTATATGAATATTTTGTAA
- the LOC106095854 gene encoding E3 ubiquitin-protein ligase RNF10: MDNNKKHQNYSRSGNTKPSSSGTDSNRQKSSELQSTKYFPKNSRRREPPQTSARNNSSHNNNQQQQSSSAKVRPYVDKRPRARGYNGNNNGLSVPLNDYAVAGSSGLELEGPMINASGEVAGHESKFKYEFNSVYSNGCRKQNLNHLLNFYYTPRDVDNYDGVGGNNSALGAYNGAYGGQRYGHNKKHKYNKEQFLQANFQFVIKTSAKRKTNDSPDTLIDWALIEQINLQTPEEPQCPICLYPPSAAKVTRCGHVYCWPCVLHYLSLSDKSWRKCPICYDAVHVGDLKSASIVQQKSFNVGLNIRFQLMRRKKGSLQIERYESWRKDGNAEKYPYVSSPVEDKIFSKFILAKRGDIIDIVARERQELLNDVDASCPEFVFVQQAIELLNERLEKLGEHDTKDDENQLANKEMLNNNVGEITTNYGNNEQLLGKEQLLGNNEESQTISTVLEYKSEENASDEINIKLQPSGKYYYFYQADDGQNIFLHPLNVKMLQAAYGSLSEAPPLIEARILQKEQHSMDDEHRRKFTCLGHLPLTCQFSVVEIELLPPYISDDVVNAFKADIVHRKKERQRRAREERERERHINEINDRQMGKLISSTANINLTSSYEFPTCGFEESLPATDQSDDVPSTSKGTRTKTVSTSSAGSCSYSSIAINCQQGNGPWKTTQKQLPSANLVMREAEQDEEHSILSSIHTNFGDVLAEALSQKKLSGNSSEKTAGKKSSKKSKKMLPLYSTGMNFAK, translated from the exons atggACAACAACAAGAAGCATCAAAATTATTCAAGGTCTGGGAATACGAAACCGTCGAGTTCAGGGACTGATTCCAACCGTCAAAAATCGTCAG aACTACAGTCGACCAAGTATTTCCCCAAAAACTCCAGACGCAGAGAACCCCCACAAACTTCTGCCCGCAACAATAGCAGTCATAACAACAACCAGCAGCAACAATCATCGTCTGCTAAAGTTCGCCCATATGTGGATAAGCGTCCTCGGGCCAGAGGCtacaatggcaacaacaacgGACTTAGCGTTCCCCTCAATGATTACGCTGTTGCCGGCTCCTCCGGACTAGAGCTAGAGGGTCCAATGATCAATGCTTCTGGCGAAGTAGCAGGTCATGAATCAAAGTTCAAATATGAATTCAATTCTGTTTACTCGAATGGCTGCAGGAAACAGAATTTGAATCACTTGCTTAATTTCTATTATACGCCACGAGACGTGGATAACTATGATGGAGTTGGAGGAAATAATAGCGCATTAGGTGCTTACAATGGCGCCTATGGCGGACAGCGATATGGCcacaataaaaaacataaatacaATAAAGAACAATTTCTCCAGGCAAA CTTTCAATTTGTAATTAAGACGTCGGCGAAACGCAAAACGAATGACTCTCCTGACACTCTCATTGACTGGGCATTGATTGAACAAATTAATTTACAAACCCCTGAAGAGCCACAATGTCCAATCTGCTTGTATCCTCCTAGCGCCGCAAAAGTCACTCGTTGCGGTCATGTGTATTGCTGGCCCTGTGTTTTACACTATCTTTCGCTGAGCGATAAATCATGGCGGAAATGTCCTATATGCTACGATGCCGTCCACGTCGGAGATTTAAAAAGTGCTTCAATAGTGCAACAAAAATCTTTTAACGTTGGATTAAATATAAGATTCCAGTTGATGCGTCGCAAAAAAGGCTCTTTACAAATTGAAAGATATGAAAGTTGGAGGAAAGATGGAAATGCTGAAAAGTATCCATATGTGTCTAGTCCTGTTGAGGATAAAATATTCTCTAAGTTTATTCTTGCAAAACGCGGCGATATTATAGACATTGTCGCCAGAGAACGACAAGAGCTACTAAACGACGTAGATGCATCCTGCcctgaatttgtgtttgttcagcAGGCCATAGAGTTGCTAAACGAACGTTTAGAGAAATTAGGAGAACACGATACGAAGGACGATGAAAACCAATTAGCAAATAAAGAAATGCTAAATAACAACGTCGGAGAAATAACAACCAACTATGGTAATAATGAACAACTTCTAGGTAAAGAACAACTTCTAGGAAATAATGAAGAGAGCCAAACTATTTCAACTGTCTTGGAATACAAAAGCGAAGAAAATGCCTCCGATGaaataaacataaaacttcAACCATCTGGGAAATATTATTATTTCTACCAAGCTGATGACGGACAAAACATTTTCTTACACCCATTAAATGTTAAAATGCTTCAAGCTGCTTATGGCAGTTTGTCGGAAGCACCTCCTTTGATTGAAGCACGTATTTTACAAAAAGAACAACATTCGATGGATGACGAGCACCGTCGTAAGTTCACATGTTTGGGTCATTTGCCTTTGACATGCCAATTTTCTGTGGTAGAAATTGAACTTCTTCCACCATATATCAGCGACGACGTAGTCAATGCTTTTAAAGCAGATATAGTACACCGTAAAAAAGAACGGCAGCGTAGAGCTAGAGAAGAACGCGAAAGGGAAAGGCACATTAACGAAATAAATGATCGACAAATGGGCAAGCTTATATCAAGTACGGCTAACATAAACCTAACTTCATCCTATGAATTTCCAACA TGTGGATTTGAAGAGTCATTGCCCGCTACCGATCAGTCTGACGATGTTCCCTCGACCTCAAAGGGAACTCGCACGAAAACTGTTAGCACGAGTAGTGCAGGCAGTTGTAGCTACTCGTCCATTGCTATCAACTGTCAGCAAGGAAATGGTCCATGGAAAACTACTCAAAAACAATTACCAAGTGCTAACTTAGTAATGCGTGAGGCAGAACAAGATGAGGAGCATTCTATTTTAAGCAGTATACACACTAATTTTGGTGATGTATTAGCTGAAGCATTATCTCAAAAGAAATTGTCGGGAAATTCTTCTGAAAAAACTGCTGGCAAGAAGTCATCgaagaaatcgaaaaaaatgctTCCTTTATATTCCACTGGCATGAATTTCGCCAAGTGA
- the LOC106095832 gene encoding peroxisome biogenesis factor 10 encodes MNFRNARARQPEIVRSIQKDSRYTNELSEDFSDLLRLTGPRNWIKYNLFTKLMAELTYHGFASLNNLQTLGEEYTGIIQVDADYKQIPSRLLQISAILLEFGGDALYIKVLQKLNRHIEDNDDIVPEAKSKLKSIVKCMLISPSYIKALHKSLFYLRSDKYQISKRCTGINYVLIRHWLQPEFSLYGYKILGVVTFLQVTFSVAIAAFETWKEHKRKQFEITKSLKRFINRDNYTKQIEGQRNASSSCILCLEPRMHTTLTPCGHLFCWGCLLDWLDERYECPLCRETLKKCQVVQLQNYL; translated from the exons atgaattttcgaAATGCCCGTGCACGGCAGCCAGAAATTGTTCGTTCTATACAAAAGGATTCAAGATATACCAATGAACTTTCGGAAGACTTCTCGGATTTATTGAGGTTGACAGGACCGCGGAACTGGATCAAATACAATTTGTTCACGAAGCTGATGGCGGAATTAACATATCATGGATTTGCGTCTTTAAACAATTTACAAACTCTTGGTGAGGAATACACGGGAATCATACAAGTCGATGCTGATTACAAACAAATTCCTTCAAGATTA CTGCAAATATCGGCAATTCTACTGGAGTTTGGAGGAGACGCCTTGTATATCAAAGTATTGCAAAAACTAAATAGGCATATTGAGGACAATGATGATATAGTACCAGAggcaaaatcaaaattaaaatcaattgtAAAATGTATGCTTATTTCTCCTTCGTACATTAAGGCTTTGCACAAATCCTTGTTTTACCTACGCTCTGAcaaatatcaaatttcaaaacgCTGCACAGGCATTAATTATGTGCTAATACGGCATTGGTTGCAACCGGAGTTCTCATTGTATGGATACAAAATCTTGGGTGTTGTGACATTcttacaagtaacattttccgTTGCTATAGCTGCATTTGAGACATGGAAGGAGCACAAACGAAAACAGTTTGAAATAACAAAATCCCTTAAACGCTTTATTAATAGAGATAACTATACAAAGCAGATTGAAGGACAAAGAAACGCCTCGAGCTCGTGCATATTGTGCCTAGAGCCACGAATGCATACTACCCTAACCCCATGTGGACATTTGTTTTGTTGGGGCTGTTTGTTGGATTGGTTGGACGAACGATATGAATGCCCTCTATGTCGAGAGACATTAAAAAAGTGTCAAGTTGTacaattacaaaattatttgtAG